A genomic window from Gemmatimonas sp. includes:
- a CDS encoding HDOD domain-containing protein, translating to MPANVPHLQIEPVDPEESPVRARMSRILEGSDFPALSKQIIETISALDDDASSLQRLANVVLREYSLTLSVVRTANSAHYRRSGRSIQSATHAMMMLGAKTVRQLASSLLLFENFHRRSPALKELMLQSLLTANHAREVANKLGMEEPEEAHLCGMFRNLGEVLIACHFGEDYARIQTMMHDEGKSETGATKAVLGFPYADLGAEVSRHWGMPEAVVQGMRARASTSVSLSAAVTAFSHDLTVALYNQEQTPDAAGVALEAVIERHSAKIKISREHVREVIASALNETRELFSSLHIPSDRMRFKQLSESARSAIGAAAFETGEWAAVTASSEDDALQLRDRLRQELESAADASSGTALGDVLLLALEGALRGGPFDRVIVCILDADKGRLVARSGLGDGIEALLPHFDFPMNIRGGPVVTATQQRAPIYLPNDRSMNAIEARWAGTLRVAQFGVFPIVVSGKIVGCLYVDRAMDGEMAAITPDRAALRYVKSLSEIVVTAIAARRRLSTAVPAEPVRETPKSAVPAAAGVEPARSGADRVALVLQLLQGASSDAVSKESGVPVAQLEAWRAEVLAAAAARLQ from the coding sequence ATGCCAGCCAACGTCCCACACCTGCAGATCGAACCGGTCGACCCCGAAGAATCACCCGTGCGCGCGCGCATGAGCCGCATTCTCGAGGGCAGCGATTTCCCGGCGTTGTCGAAGCAGATCATCGAGACGATCTCTGCCCTGGACGATGACGCCAGCTCGCTGCAGCGCCTGGCCAACGTGGTGCTGCGCGAATACAGCCTCACGTTGAGTGTCGTGCGGACCGCCAATAGTGCGCACTACCGGCGGTCTGGGCGCTCCATTCAAAGCGCGACGCACGCGATGATGATGCTGGGCGCGAAGACCGTGCGTCAGCTGGCTAGCAGCTTGCTGCTCTTCGAGAACTTTCATCGCCGCTCGCCGGCGCTGAAGGAGCTGATGCTGCAGTCGCTGCTCACGGCGAATCACGCGCGCGAAGTGGCGAACAAGCTGGGCATGGAGGAGCCGGAAGAGGCTCACCTATGCGGCATGTTCCGCAACTTGGGCGAAGTGTTGATCGCCTGTCATTTCGGCGAAGACTACGCGCGCATCCAAACGATGATGCACGACGAGGGCAAGTCGGAGACGGGTGCCACCAAGGCCGTGCTGGGTTTCCCGTACGCCGATCTCGGCGCCGAGGTATCGAGGCACTGGGGCATGCCGGAAGCGGTGGTGCAGGGCATGAGGGCGCGCGCGTCCACGTCGGTGTCGTTGTCGGCGGCGGTGACGGCGTTCAGTCATGACCTCACGGTGGCACTGTACAATCAGGAGCAGACGCCCGATGCCGCGGGTGTGGCGCTGGAAGCGGTGATCGAGCGGCACAGTGCGAAGATCAAGATCAGTCGCGAGCACGTGCGCGAGGTGATCGCGTCGGCGCTGAACGAAACGCGCGAACTGTTCTCGAGCTTGCACATTCCGAGCGATCGCATGCGATTCAAGCAGCTCTCCGAATCGGCACGGTCGGCAATCGGTGCGGCGGCTTTCGAAACCGGCGAATGGGCGGCCGTGACGGCGTCGAGCGAAGACGATGCGTTGCAGTTGCGCGATCGCCTGCGACAGGAACTCGAGAGCGCTGCCGATGCTTCGTCGGGCACGGCACTTGGCGACGTGTTGCTGCTGGCGCTGGAAGGTGCGCTGCGCGGTGGCCCGTTCGATCGCGTGATCGTGTGCATCCTCGACGCCGACAAGGGTCGACTGGTGGCGCGCTCGGGACTCGGTGACGGTATCGAAGCGCTACTGCCGCACTTCGACTTCCCGATGAACATCCGCGGCGGTCCGGTGGTGACCGCCACGCAGCAGCGCGCGCCGATCTACCTGCCCAACGACCGCAGCATGAACGCGATCGAAGCGCGGTGGGCCGGCACGCTGCGCGTGGCACAGTTCGGCGTGTTCCCGATCGTCGTGTCGGGCAAGATCGTGGGATGCCTGTATGTGGACCGCGCGATGGATGGCGAGATGGCAGCGATCACACCCGATCGCGCCGCGCTGCGCTACGTGAAATCGCTGAGTGAGATCGTGGTCACGGCGATCGCGGCGCGGCGTCGGTTGTCCACGGCGGTACCGGCCGAGCCGGTGCGAGAGACGCCGAAGAGCGCGGTGCCGGCGGCGGCTGGTGTGGAGCCTGCACGCTCAGGCGCAGATCGGGTGGCGTTGGTGTTGCAGTTGCTGCAGGGGGCGTCGAGTGACGCTGTATCGAAGGAGAGCGGGGTGCCGGTAGCGCAGCTCGAGGCGTGGCGGGCGGAAGTGCTGGCCGCGGCGGCGGCGCGACTGCAGTGA
- a CDS encoding Rid family detoxifying hydrolase, producing MPRSAAFSPRGPAAIGPYSHAVWAGDLLYCSGQTPIDPATTKLIDGDVTAQTHRVFDNLQAVVEDAGLTMDDVIKCNVYLTDMANFSAMNAAYTTRFSAPFPARTTVAVAGLPLNASVEIELVAKRP from the coding sequence ATGCCCCGTTCTGCTGCCTTCAGCCCGCGCGGTCCCGCCGCCATCGGTCCGTACTCGCACGCCGTCTGGGCGGGTGACCTGCTGTACTGCTCCGGTCAGACGCCCATCGACCCGGCCACCACCAAGCTCATCGACGGCGACGTCACCGCGCAGACGCACCGGGTGTTCGACAACCTGCAGGCCGTAGTCGAAGACGCCGGCCTGACCATGGACGACGTGATCAAGTGCAACGTGTACCTCACCGACATGGCGAACTTTTCCGCCATGAACGCGGCCTACACCACGCGCTTTTCGGCCCCTTTCCCGGCCCGCACCACGGTCGCCGTGGCCGGCCTGCCGCTCAACGCTTCGGTGGAGATCGAATTGGTGGCCAAGCGGCCGTAA